The Oreochromis niloticus isolate F11D_XX linkage group LG2, O_niloticus_UMD_NMBU, whole genome shotgun sequence genome includes a region encoding these proteins:
- the slitrk2 gene encoding SLIT and NTRK-like protein 2, whose translation MLSGVLLLSVLTVTSLSPSETESRKTSASKDICKTRCACEERENILNINCENKGFTTVSQFQAPPNKISQLFLNGNFLSRLSANEFVNYGNVTSLHLGNNGLQEIRPGAFNGLRFLKRLHLNNNNLEVIKEDTFAGLESLEYLQADYNYISAIEPGSFSKLNKLKVLILNDNLLLSLPPNIFRFVLLTHLDLRGNRLKMLPFAGVLEHIGGIMEIQLEENPWNCTCDLIPLKSWLDTISVFVGDIVCETPFRLHGKDITQLIKQDLCPRRNAGERVHPASDSHFPGALAPTYHPGIITPTRAPKASRPPKMRYRPTPRLSKDKHVFGPIMVYQTRSPVPMLCPSVCVCTSQNPDSGLNINCQERKLHNITELHPKPSYPKKLHLTGNYLQMIYRTDLTEYSSLELLHLGNNRIAVIQEGAFENLTNLRRLYLNGNYIESLSQSLFAGLQSLQYLYLEYNIIKEILPQTFNSLHNLQLLFLNNNLLRSLPDNVFGGTMLTRLNLRNNHFSYLPVRGVLDQLSAFIQIDLQENPWDCTCDIVALKNWMELSSTSVVVNEITCDSPSKHAGRLLRSLRNEAICPEPSEVPPLQQASPTKAPTLISPRTEAPTPSSSSSSPSSSPSSSFSSISPTESRLHTPELHPEVPLSVLILGLLVVFILSVCFGAGLFVFVLKRRKGVEHIPTGANNLDLNSFQVQYGSYAPEPTQDKSSESHVYNYIPPPVGSMCQNPIYMQKDGEQVAYYRNLKELSFGPLDTKKDDILNRSPGAYTISTVDFIDKSPNSCGLVTPEPPEMLYQNLGERPNKELPTAAGIPPFTYNFCTLPKRPCIVPPYEAATARRHISNQDRVNKTVLYGTPRKYFGPEHHSKNELLLPGKLKAEPDYLEVLEKQTAMSQL comes from the coding sequence ATGCTGAGCGGCGTCCTCTTGCTGAGCGTCCTCACGGTCACCAGCCTGTCACCGTCCGAAACGGAGAGCCGCAAAACTTCAGCCTCCAAAGATATCTGCAAGACACGCTGCGCCTGCGAAGAGCGAGAGAACATCCTGAACATCAACTGCGAGAATAAAGGATTTACCACCGTCAGCCAGTTTCAGGCGCCTCCCAATAAAATCTCCCAGCTTTTTCTGAATGGAAACTTCCTGTCACGGCTCAGCGCAAATGAGTTCGTCAATTACGGCAATGTCACCTCGCTGCATCTGGGGAATAACGGCTTGCAGGAGATCCGACCGGGCGCTTTTAACGGGCTCCGCTTCCTGAAGCGGCTCCACTTGAACAACAATAACTTGGAGGTGATTAAAGAGGACACGTTTGCAGGATTGGAGAGTTTGGAGTATTTACAGGCAGATTATAATTATATCAGTGCTATCGAGCCGGGCTCTTTCAGTAAGCTGAACAAGCTCAAAGTGTTGATCCTCAACGACAACctgctgttgtctctgcctCCTAATATCTTCCGTTTTGTGCTCCTCACGCATTTGGATTTACGTGGTAACCGACTGAAGATGCTGCCCTTTGCAGGGGTCCTGGAGCACATAGGCGGCATCATGGAGATTCAGCTAGAGGAGAACCCGTGGAACTGCACCTGTGATCTAATCCCCCTCAAATCCTGGCTGGACaccatctctgtgtttgtgggaGACATAGTGTGCGAGACGCCATTCAGGCTGCACGGCAAAGACATCACACAGCTCATAAAGCAGGATCTGTGCCCCCGCAGGAACGCAGGGGAGCGTGTTCACCCTGCCTCCGACTCTCATTTTCCAGGGGCCCTGGCCCCGACCTACCACCCTGGTAttatcacccccacccgagccCCAAAAGCTTCTCGCCCTCCCAAAATGCGCTACAGACCTACCCCTCGCCTCTCAAAGGACAAACACGTCTTTGGGCCCATAATGGTTTACCAAACACGTTCCCCTGTGCCCATGCTGTGTCCTAGCGTGTGCGTTTGCACGTCACAAAACCCAGACAGTGGACTGAACATCAATTGCCAAGAGCGGAAGTTACACAACATTACTGAGCTTCACCCCAAGCCCTCCTACCCAAAGAAACTCCACCTCACTGGTAACTATTTACAAATGATTTACAGAACTGATCTGACTGAGTACAGCTCGCTGGAGCTGCTGCATTTAGGGAATAACAGGATAGCAGTGATTCAAGAAGGAGCTTTTGAGAATCTCACAAACCTCAGACGGTTATATCTCAATGGGAATTATATTGAATCACTCTCTCAGTCTCTCTTCGCTGGTCTGCAGTCTCTCCAGTATCTCTACTTGGAATATAACATCATCAAGGAAATTTTACCACAAACATTTAACTCACTTCACAACCTTCAGCTGCTGTTTCTCAACAACAACCTGCTGCGATCGCTCCCTGACAATGTGTTCGGGGGCACCATGCTAACAAGACTCAACCTGCGGAATAATCATTTCTCCTACCTTCCGGTTCGCGGTGTTCTAGACCAGCTGTCTGCGTTCATTCAGATCGACCTGCAAGAGAACCCCTGGGACTGCACCTGTGACATCGTTGCCCTTAAAAACTGGATGGAACTGTCCAGCACCAGCGTGGTAGTTAATGAAATCACCTGTGATTCCCCCTCGAAGCATGCAGGGCGCCTGTTGCGCTCCCTTCGCAATGAGGCCATTTGCCCTGAGCCCAGCGAGGTGCCCCCACTGCAGCAGGCATCCCCTACAAAGGCTCCCACATTAATAAGCCCTCGCACTGAAGCCCCAAccccctcttcctcttcttcttctccctcttcttccccgtcttcttctttcagctcaaTCAGCCCCACTGAATCCCGCCTCCACACCCCTGAGTTACACCCCGAGGTCCCCCTTTCAGTCCTCATACTTGGGCTCCTTGTGGTTTTCATCTTGTCTGTCTGCTTTGGTGCTGgcctctttgtttttgttctaaAACGGCGCAAAGGGGTCGAACACATCCCCACAGGTGCTAACAACTTAGATCTCAACTCTTTCCAAGTGCAGTATGGCTCCTACGCTCCTGAACCAACCCAAGACAAAAGCTCTGAAAGCCACGTTTATAACTACATCCCCCCGCCCGTGGGCTCCATGTGCCAAAACCCCATTTACATGCAGAAGGATGGCGAACAGGTGGCTTATTACCGCAACCTGAAGGAGCTCAGCTTTGGGCCTCTGGACACAAAGAAGGACGACATCCTCAACCGCAGCCCAGGGGCCTACACCATCAGCACAGTGGATTTTATTGATAAATCTCCAAATTCATGTGGCTTGGTCACCCCGGAGCCTCCTGAGATGTTGTATCAGAACTTAGGGGAAAGGCCCAACAAAGAGCTCCCCACAGCGGCAGGCATCCCTCCGTTCACCTACAACTTTTGCACTCTGCCTAAGAGACCTTGCATCGTGCCCCCCTACGAGGCTGCCACAGCACGGAGGCACATCAGCAACCAGGACAGGGTAAACAAAACTGTGCTGTATGGCACCCCAAGGAAATACTTTGGGCCCGAACACCATTCTAAAAATGAACTCCTGCTCCCTGGGAAGCTAAAAGCAGAACCCGACTACCTGGAGGTTCTGGAGAAACAGACTGCCATGAGCCAACTGTAA